The Amycolatopsis sp. QT-25 genomic sequence CCGAGCCGCTCGGTGACCTTGGAGTAGGCGCGATCGGCGCGAAAGGGAGCCGAGGTGGTCCAGCCGGTAACGAAACCGTCGACCTCGCCGGTGTCGGAAAAGGCCAGGATGGCGCGGAAACCGGGACGCCGGGCATCTGCCTCCAGCCGCTCCCGGAACGCCGACCGGGTCTCCTCCGGGTCCCGGTGTTCCCACGGCGGAGCGGTGAAGACGTCGACGTAGGCGTCGACGAGCTCGTCCGCGACAGTGACGACATCGGAGCCGAAATACCTCATGGTGACTCAAGATACCGACGCAACCCGACTGATTCCCGCACGCCGGACGACCCTGCCCCAGCCGCTTCGTCAGCGGATCGCCGACCTGATCGCAGACCTCCGAGCCAAGGCCGGCGGTGGCCCGCTCCCGCCCAGCATCACGGCACTACAGCAAAGCTTGCCGACGCCCGCGCCCTCATCCAGGAATTTGAAGCCCGCGAAGCTCAGCTACTCGCCCAGAGACCCTCTGCGCTGTCATCACCGAACTCACCCATGAAGCCACATCGACAACGTCATAACGCTCCACACAGGACGGAGCCGGGCATGACCAAGGCCATCGGTTTGGCTTCCAGATCACTGTGCTCTCGCCCAGGAGCGAGTGCGCCAGCCGGGCATGCCCTCGTCGAGCCAACGTTCGACGACGCGTCGCCACGCGTCGTCAGGAGCGGCTTCCCGCACGTCCTCCCAGTTCATCTGGGCGGTGTCGTCGTCGATGAAGAGGACGTCGAAGTAGGCATCGAACGTATCCGCAACAGTGGCCAGGACATTACGTTCAGTCAGTCCTGTCCACTGCGGCAGCCCATGTACGAAGGCAACCAGCCGCCCGCTGTTCTCCGGGCTGAGATCGAGGAACAACGTGTCGTTGCCGCCATTACGAGCAATCGGGAGCATCCACTCCATCGAAACGTGCTCAGCCAGCGGGCCGTCATTTCGCCGTCGGTATTCGCCGAGGACGGTGCCAGAGCCGTACTCACCGTGCTGGTCTCTTCCGACCTGGTGGAGCTCGGTGAAGCCGATGACCTCTCCCGCTTCGCCGGGAGGCACACGGATGTCGTACTCCAGACTGCCGCCGTTGGCCAGTTCGATGAAGGCTCGGTATCCGCTCGGAAGCCGGCCACCGATCTCGTCTTCAAGCGCCTTGAGTTCGTCGGGATGCACGGCCGTGAACGGGCCGAAGATCATCCGCCCTCGGTAGTAGCGGGTCAACTTGTCCTCCATCACGCGATTGTCCCAGCATCCGCCAAGCGGCGATCACTGCCGCCTGGGCACCGGCGCCACGACGCGGTCAAGCTCCGTGTTGGACGGAGCCGTCGGACATGACCAGCGCCGCGCGTGTCGGGCAATGAAGGGATGACCGAAGACCACCTTTCACCCGCACCGGCCTGAGTCTGCGCACCCACCAACTCCGCACCGTCGCCGACTACCTCCGCTTGCGTGACCCGGCCCCGGAGCTGCCGTTCAATCCCGTCCTTCCAGGACAGTCGATCGCGACTACGGGACTGAACGAAGTTCGGTGTGATTCCTGATCTTGGATGTGCACCTGATGACCGACATCAGGTCCGGCGTGCGAAGACAGACACGGTGCCGTTGTCATGCAGGAAGATCTCGGCACAGTCGGGCCCGGCCATGCTGCCGCCTTCGCGTGTCGCGGCGAACCAGAAACGGGCCGCGCGGCTGAGTGACTGCTGGTCAGCCGTCCTCTGGCTACTTCTCCAAGATGGGGCTCAGGAGCCGACCCAGACAATTACGAGAGATCGAACGGGGCGGGGAAGTGGCCTTCCCAGATCTGGCGGGATGCCTCTTCGGGATAGGGCAGAGTCTTCGATTCGGTGTTCAGGACGCGGGTGAGGTGTCCGCCGGGCCGATGGGCGGACCAGCCCGCGTCGCCGGTGGTGACGAAGCGGACCCATGCCTCCTGGAGTTCGCGGGAGAGCGCGACGGCCTCGGAAGGGGGCTCCTCGCCGATGAGCTGGGTGCCGACGGGGCTGTCCAGCGTGCCGAACGCCAGGGGCACGTCGAGGCTGTGGCAGGCGCCCAGGATGCCGCCGAGGGCCGGAGCAACCCAGCTCAGTTCGAACAGGTACGAGGTGCCGCCGGCTGCCGCGTTCGCCTCGGCCAGCTTCTGTGACGGCATGCGGAACAGGGCGTCGGAGTACACCGTCTCCACCAGCTCCTCCGGGCCCGCCTGCGGGAACGCGGCACGGTAGGCCCGCGCGCCGTCCGGCTGCGGGGCGTGCAGCTCCAGGGCTGCGTGGGCGTCCTCTTCGGTGAAGGTGCCGTGCCGTCCGCTCATGACGCTGAAGTACCGGAATTCGTCCCGGGTGTGGCCGACGAGCAGTTCGGTCCCGCTCGCGCGCGCGCCGGTCAGCGCGGGCCAGGGTGTTTCCTGGAGGACCTCGCCGTCGACGACGGGGCACAGCGCGGTGCCGGTGTCCGTGAGGCGTCCCCAGCTCTGCCGGTGCGCGTGGAGGCCGGCGTTGAAAGAGGTGAGCTCGGCGGCCAGGTGCCATGGGTCTATGTCACGCAGGGCTGCGGCGGTGGGGGCCGTCGCGCCGAGCCGGTCCGTGAACGCGGCGGTGACCTGCCGTGCCAGCGCGGGAGTGCTGTGCAGCCCCGGCACCGAATGGGCGATGGCCCGCCGGAACAGGCCGCGCGCGGACTTCATCGTCAGCAGGGCGGCGACCGAGCCCGCCCCGGCGGACACCCCGCCCACGGTGACCTGGCCGGGGTCGCCGCCGAAGGCGGCGATGTTGCGCTGCACCCACTCCAGCGCCGCGATCTGGTCGAGGAATCCGCGGTTGGGCGGCACGTCGTCGAGGAACGCGAAACCCTCCGCGCCCACGCGGCAGTTGATGGTCACCACGACGACTCCCGCCTCGGCCAGCGCTGCCGGGTCGTACATCGGGTCGCTCGACGCCGCCGAGAGGTAGCCGCCCACAGGGATCCAGACCAGC encodes the following:
- a CDS encoding SMI1/KNR4 family protein, which gives rise to MEDKLTRYYRGRMIFGPFTAVHPDELKALEDEIGGRLPSGYRAFIELANGGSLEYDIRVPPGEAGEVIGFTELHQVGRDQHGEYGSGTVLGEYRRRNDGPLAEHVSMEWMLPIARNGGNDTLFLDLSPENSGRLVAFVHGLPQWTGLTERNVLATVADTFDAYFDVLFIDDDTAQMNWEDVREAAPDDAWRRVVERWLDEGMPGWRTRSWARAQ
- a CDS encoding carboxylesterase family protein, whose amino-acid sequence is MSEQPKVRTTEGVVQGRRRQGHAVFRGIPYAQPPVGALRFAAPAPPHRWEGTRQADEFGPVVPLSLPIDVPPQGTDWLTLNVGTPDPGAAGLPVLVWIPVGGYLSAASSDPMYDPAALAEAGVVVVTINCRVGAEGFAFLDDVPPNRGFLDQIAALEWVQRNIAAFGGDPGQVTVGGVSAGAGSVAALLTMKSARGLFRRAIAHSVPGLHSTPALARQVTAAFTDRLGATAPTAAALRDIDPWHLAAELTSFNAGLHAHRQSWGRLTDTGTALCPVVDGEVLQETPWPALTGARASGTELLVGHTRDEFRYFSVMSGRHGTFTEEDAHAALELHAPQPDGARAYRAAFPQAGPEELVETVYSDALFRMPSQKLAEANAAAGGTSYLFELSWVAPALGGILGACHSLDVPLAFGTLDSPVGTQLIGEEPPSEAVALSRELQEAWVRFVTTGDAGWSAHRPGGHLTRVLNTESKTLPYPEEASRQIWEGHFPAPFDLS
- a CDS encoding GNAT family N-acetyltransferase, with the protein product MRYFGSDVVTVADELVDAYVDVFTAPPWEHRDPEETRSAFRERLEADARRPGFRAILAFSDTGEVDGFVTGWTTSAPFRADRAYSKVTERLGIDRVGELLVGAFEIDELGVRSRARGTGLGRRLLSNLTATAPGARAWLLTWHQAHDTLAFYRRIGWREPEPRPGKETDIVVFLSPD